aaaaaaccctcggtaaaagaaaacactcggcgaagaagctctttgccgagtgttttatttttgacactcggcaaagagtttctttgccgagtgtcttttttttgacactcggcaaagggctctttgccgagtgtcacaaatacaatactcggcaaagagctctttgccgagtgttttttctccaacactaggcaaagacaatttaaaaatcatattttaaagtagtaaattaattcaaataaaaaagttttcaactacaaatttgtataactcattatgatgtacaatttatatagtgaacatttcttcatatgacaaaataaaaataaatttgttcataaaacctatatctctctcgtagtttatgaaactgcgagagagacgtatagaatttgtgcatattgttagaaccatcatctgagataaacaaattatcaaacaatcaaaataaactttatagatcttgagaagttataaaagtttatagttgacaactttttcatttgaagtcatattgtcaacgaaaactacgtctgaatttaaaaaatttaaaatttgaattttgaaaatgacttcgaaaggaaaaaccaccaacatgaaagttgtaggtattgaagagttatgaaactttgtagttgacaatgttttagtttgaaatcatcttgttatgcaaaactatgtttgaattttgaaatttgaatttttcaaactgtctcggatggaaaaaccaccaaaataaaagttgtaggtcttgaaatgtaatgaaactttgtagttgacaattttttgatttgaaatcatcttatccttgaaaatttcgtgtgaagtttttaaatttaaaattcaaattttataaacgatctcggatgtagaaactattaaaataaaacttttagatctcaaaaagttatgcaactttatagttggtcacattttcaaatgaactcatttagtgccttaaataatcaaattactctcgatttgttgtagtacatggggaatggaaacataatataaacataattggtgtagtagtgtagtggtataggagggtatgcgcgagagagattgcgagttcgaatctcaccatttacaaaacatataagtttgatccaaaataatagtgaaaaatgatagggcaacgggTAAGGTAATATAGGGTAGGGTTGGGAGAGTtgccctagaatttaaaaaatgttttgctgtttttttttaattttttcgattcttaatttgccttgccgagtgtcaaaaaaaaagcactcggcaaagaaccctttgccgatgaaatctttgccgagtgttctttaccgagtgttacactcggcaaagcctttgtcgagtgtaaaatagcctttgccgagtgtcttagacactcggcaaagaacgcgattccggtagtgtatcATTTGATTTATTCATACCAGCATGCACGCATAGATCCTGTCACTCCTCACTCACCTTCAAATTACAGATCAGTTTTACTTTTATTTATAAATCAAACTTATctaatcttaattaaaatatagaaAATACACCAACGTCTATACTATCATATTAGTTTCATATAGTCCATGTTAGAATATTATTTTATATTACATATATCTGACCTTATAAACTTATCAAATCTTCTCTAAGAAACTAAAAGTTAGTTACAATTAGAGAAGTATAGTTTAAGATAAAACTAAAACCACTTATAGTTTAAAACAAATATAGTACTCCCTTTGTTTTTTATTTGTTGCCGGATAGTACAAAATTAAACTAAGTGGCGTCAAATAAATAAAAATGGAGATAGTACTTAGTTTGTAACTAGTTATACAGAGGATAAAATTCTTCTCGTGAAGTTAAAACTAAATCGATTCAGAGCTACTAGTCCAAAATTCTGAGATTGACCGGCTTAAAAAATCTACAATTTGATTGGTAGAGCTTCTTATATTTCTGATTGGCCGTGGAAGCCGATTCTCTAATTGAAAATATTTCCCTATAATTCTATAGGTTAAACACTATGTATGCAATGGTTTTATTCGTGGAGTGAATCCAAAAAACCCTTTTTCAGCTCCTAAGCTCCATAGTTTATTTTAGAGAATCGCCTCACATAGCTAGCACCTAGCATCTATTATTTTTCATAAAAAATATTTGGCAGAGCCTTTTAAATCTAATCTAGAAGCTGCTAACTCTGCCAAATAGCCCTACATCACTCTTGCTGTGATGTTTTGTCATCCAAGCGTAAAATATAAGGTCTATCAGCATCCAAGGgttatcatagttttcatccacaCAACGGGTAGATAAGTTCTGCTGATAGTTACTTCTACTTGATGTGATTATTGAAGTGTTCCCTGactctaatatatatatatatatatatatatatatatatatatatatatatatatatatatatatatatattagtttaTGTCTACCACATAAAATTAGTTTTATTAGTTTGCATAAAATATGTCTTGATAACATATTATGTAAACTTGTATGTACATATGCTAATTTATTTTTGAATTAAGTATAGTTAAATTTATTAAAATTTATTTTAATATGAAACAAGATAAGTTATAATTTAGAAAGGAGAAATATATAGCTATCATTTGGGTAAAACTGATGAGCTGATCGATAGAAAGAAACGCCAAATCCGTGCCGAAGGCAGGCATATAATATATATTTTTAATTCTGCTCAAATTGGCAATGTGGCAAcgccacttgatttgttttgttTTGCTGTGACTGTGACTCTGTGAGGACGAGATAAGACAAGCGAATCAGTTAAGCAAGCTGCCACCTTATGATGAGCCGCCCCCTACCCGCCTCGGCGCTTCCTTCCCCCTCCCCGCCCTTGGCAACAAGTGCGTAACACGCGACGAGGCCACACACACAGCCGTGACAGCCCGCGCTCTCACGCTCATGTCAATGACGCCATCcatggagatcgacctgcacgtCGTGCGCGCGGCGCGCGTGCTGGGTCGTGGCGCCATGGGCACGGTATTCCTCGCCGTTGACGGCGGCACCGGGGAGGCCTACGCGCTCAAGGTCTTCGACAAGCGCTCCGCTGCGGCGGCGTCGAGGCCGGCCGCGGGCGCCGACGCGGCGCGGCGCGCGCAGTGGGAGGTGTCCGTGCTGTCCAGGCTCGCGCACCCGCACCTGCCGTCCCTGCTGGGCTGCGCCGAGACGCCCGACCTACTGGGGTGGGCGCTGCCCTACTGTCCAGGCGGGGACCTCAACGAGCTCCGCCACGCGCAGCCCGACCGCGTGTTCTCCCCCGCGGCCATCCGGTTCTACGTCGCCGAGGTGGTGTCCGCGCTCGCCGAGCTCCACGCCGCCGGGATCGCGTACCGCGACCTCAAGCCCGAGAACGTGCTCCTCCGCGCCGACGGCCACGTCATGCTGACCGACTTTGACCTCTCACGGCAGCTCCCGCCGCCCAGGTCCCCCTCCGCATCCACGtccacgtcgtcgtcgtcgtgctCGGCGACATCGTCGCCGCTGCCTCAGACCCAGACGACCCACATGAAGAACATCTTCAAGAGAAGCGAGTCCGCTGTGACCGCGCCCACCTCCGGACAGGAGGAACCACGCAACCTCGCCTGGTACCTGAGCAAAAGCATCGACGGCGGCAGCGACCAGGTCAAGAAGGCGAAATCGGCCAGGGTAACGCCGGTGGACCGCGGCAAGGAGCTGCCGAGCTTCTGCCCCgctgccgcagccgcagccggagaGCGGTCGTTCTCGTTCGTGGGCACCGAGGAGTACGTGGCGCCGGAGGTGGTGCGCGGCGACGGGCACGAGTTCGCGGTCGACTGGTGGGCGCTCGGGGTGCTGGTCTACGAGATGTCCCACGGGCGGACGCCGTTCCGGGGCCGGAGCCGGAAGGAGACGTTCCGGAACGTGCTGCTCCGGGAGCCGGGGTTCACGGCGGACgcgcggcggcggtggccggaGCTAACGGACCTCGTCTCGCGGCTGCTGGAGAAGAATCCCGCGCGGAGGCTGGGTTTCGCCGGCGGCGCCGACGAGGTCCGGGCGCACCCGTTCTTCGCCGGGGTGGCGTGGGACCTGCTCGGGGACGTGTCCCGGCCGCCCTACATTCCCGCGCCGCCCGATGACAGTATTGCCTCCTGCGAGGGGTTCAGCGTGGCGGAATACTTCGATAGGCTTCACCAGCCTCCGCTGTCGCCGGCGAAGCACTCGCCCGAGGAAGAGCTCTTGCCGGAGTTCTGACACCGGTTGTTCCCGCTCGAGATTCGTGCTCCCTGTTGTTTCCGTTTTGTTGCACCATCAAAGATCACTATATCGTTAAATAATGGATCTCGGTGATATGCGTGAACAGAGAGAGGCTTTTGTTGTTTAACCAAGATAGTTGGGGAAGCACGGTGAAATCGAGAAGGATACAGCCGATGAGTTCGACAGTGAGTAGCGAATGTAGCCAGAAATATCGTCGGGATAGACAGGTCATGATATAAATTTTCTTGAAATTCAACAATGATTTACTAAAAAAATTAGAAATTTTATTGACCCCAACAAACCCCCTGAATTCACCCCTGTCGACACTCGACACAGACTTGTGGTTTCAAGTCTTTTGTCAGTTTATTTACAACTGAACTGCTGAAGGTGTCAGACAATGATGCAGGATTATGAATCCCTTGTCCTTGTGCATACCATTACCATGCATGCGTATATGTCTGTCTGCATATGGTTTTCGTCTTGACGAATTATGCCACGGATCGATTGCTGAATTACAGTTGGTCCTAGACTCCTTGGTACGGTTACATCTTCAGAAAGAGAATAGCATCATTGACGGAGGAGTTGCTAGGTAGTAGGTACTGTACTAGTAAATTCTGTTGGACCATGAATTCACTCCCATCTCTGAATGCTGGACCATTtacgacgaacgaacgaacgaacgtacGTATGTCCATTCCGTCCATGGCTTCGTACCAGTACTCTACTATGGAGCTCATTGGTCTGGAGCTCTGTTGAGCAGCCGGCTGGTTCCATGCTTTATTATTGCTTTCAGTGAGTGCACACAGTACTTCAATGCATGTGTTTTCTTGAGCGATGGATAACCTAACTGTTTCGTTCCTGTACGTCCCAAAATTCGAGATTCCATATATATATAATAGTATTTGATTAATGCTATATGTATAGTAAAGAGAAGTCTCACTGTACTTCAGTCCAACTATATGAGTCATTCGTTGagttacaacggtgaaaacagatGTACGACTCGTGTTCGGGAAATTATTTATAGCTGAATTACTATACAATAATGTATACGATTTCTGAGGGTTATTAAAGAACATCGAGCGCGCGTGCAGAGATTATCTGGCCAGAAAACGCTGGTGATGCAGATTGGCTAGCATCATCAGGCATTCAGACAGTTCGTTGACGAAGATCTACTAAATTGCGCTGCTTCGCGTTGGCGCTTAGCGACCGACCAGCACTTGGAGAAGAATATTATGTTATAACTGTAAAATGCCTAGTTTAGATCAACCGGGTCGCCATCAGAGTCGACAAGACAACCAAAACCTATGAGAACGTCACTGTTAGCCACGTAATGTACAAGCCACACGATTGGGATTTATACTCTCTTTTCGTCGTGAAAGGAATGCGATTTTAGCATAGCGTTGAGTTAAATCATTTTTAGTTTAACCAAATCTATATAAGAACATCTATATTAATATTTACTACTCCATCCGTACCAAAATATAACTCGTCTTGacaaaacatacatacatacatacatacgctaattaattaattaatgtaGTTTGTATACATGTCTACGTCAGCTCTCTCGACCAAAGCCACCGAGCAAGATGGAAGCACTTGATAGAATATTCCGAAGAAGATGGATGCACTTGATAGAATATTATTTTTTTGTATGTCCAGATTATTTCATATGTGATCTGAGGATGAACTGTGCCAAATTTTAATGCAGTACAATCCATCTTTCTCCATCTAAAAAAACATACTCCATGAAAGATGCATTGGAGTGGAGGGTTTTCCTTTTGACGGCATATTTTAGATTACTAGCATATAGTCCGTGCTAATGCTACGATCCCACGGAGGGGTGGGGACGGCGGCAGCGGCGATGCGAGGGAAGGGGCTGACGTTAGTGGTGACAACAGCGCGAgtgagggggaggggaggggtggTGGGGTAACAAGGGAGGTTGGAAGGATGAAGAATAGAGATAATTCAAATAATATTGCCCACTGAATTTGAGTAAAGGAGAGGGAATTATCTAGCGATTTGGtacgttgattttgatgatgtgtgTTAAGTATGAGTGtaatttgtttggtggatttagtggATGTTATGAGTTTAGAGATAATTTAGTTAGATCAATTTTGCaaatgtttaaatagatagattgTATAGTGGTATAGACAAGAGTACTCTCACACGAATACATTGGATGAGGAGGGTCGCCGCTAGCCCCAGCAACGCCCATGCATGCGTGAATATGCTAGCTGGTCAGGCCCCTGCATGGTGATCGAGGGGGCGAAGCTAGTGCTTGAAATATACATCGGGCTTTTCGGGCCAGTACGAGCACGACCTGAAAATAGAAGTTCAAAGCACGGTGTGACACAAAATAATATTGGCCGGGCTAGCACGGCTCGAAGACAGACTTAGGTCGGGCCTCAATTTCCGGCCCGTCGGGTCCCCGACACGGCCCAATTAAACTCAATctatttaatttctttaatttagtaagatatcgactttatattgttgttatatttagagtttatgtggtcaaatgatgctagaattgtttaatatctttaatttagtaagctatcAACTTTATATGGTTctaatattttgattttatgtggtTAAATATACCGGCCGGGCTTGTGTCGGCACGGCCCGAAGAAGACACGACGTGGTTTAGGGCCGGACCGGGCCACTGTTTTTACACTTTGGGCTGGTATGGTACGGTCCAAAAATATTTTAGGCTTTCCTGGTCTAAAACCGTTTGGCATGAAGTACGATGAGCTTAGGCCGGGCTGGCATCCCAGCACTAGGCGAAGCCAACAACGGTACTGACTGCCAGCACGTACGTAATCCCCACACATGCATGCACGCACGTCGTGTCGCACGAGATCTGCCGGGCGCGGCAGCTGCTTTATTTTGTCCGGCACGATGACTCGATGAGAGCACCGGATTCGATGGAAATGCGTGGCTTTGCCCTGCCCTGGATTAATTGCACCATGCTGCatgcatgcaatgcaatgcatatcagCTTATGCGGCGGCTAATATACCTGCTTCGTTGTTGGCATGCACGCGCTTATGGGTGGTCAACGCCGATACATCGTACGTCGATCGATCACGTCGCAACTGACACCTACGTACCACCCCAGATCGATGAGTGCGGCGGCACGGCCCGATCGATCGACGAGCGCGAGCAACTTACGTGCGCGTAGGGATCGGAAATGCGAAAGGGACAGAGGCAACGGGTGGTGGAATGGAACGGGACTGTCCGTGCGGCCAAGACAGCACGACTGCATGAGCTAGGACGGAACAATGAGCACAACGGCGAGGTGTCTGAGATGATGGGAGCACTGTGCGGTTTGACCGACGCCGTGTGCTTTTACAATTGCGCCTAAGACCATATCTAGCACCTCACCGTATATAGTCATCTAAAACACTATTTTATCGGTTAGACTATATT
This portion of the Zea mays cultivar B73 chromosome 2, Zm-B73-REFERENCE-NAM-5.0, whole genome shotgun sequence genome encodes:
- the LOC100191446 gene encoding putative protein kinase superfamily protein; protein product: MSMTPSMEIDLHVVRAARVLGRGAMGTVFLAVDGGTGEAYALKVFDKRSAAAASRPAAGADAARRAQWEVSVLSRLAHPHLPSLLGCAETPDLLGWALPYCPGGDLNELRHAQPDRVFSPAAIRFYVAEVVSALAELHAAGIAYRDLKPENVLLRADGHVMLTDFDLSRQLPPPRSPSASTSTSSSSCSATSSPLPQTQTTHMKNIFKRSESAVTAPTSGQEEPRNLAWYLSKSIDGGSDQVKKAKSARVTPVDRGKELPSFCPAAAAAAGERSFSFVGTEEYVAPEVVRGDGHEFAVDWWALGVLVYEMSHGRTPFRGRSRKETFRNVLLREPGFTADARRRWPELTDLVSRLLEKNPARRLGFAGGADEVRAHPFFAGVAWDLLGDVSRPPYIPAPPDDSIASCEGFSVAEYFDRLHQPPLSPAKHSPEEELLPEF